In one window of Nitrospiraceae bacterium DNA:
- a CDS encoding toxin-activating lysine-acyltransferase — MDQILSKSHVPSSLPNSDHVDTPQDSVNGVQDHTDQSNGDGGQTSNTPEAGQKARVATATFGEIVALLSFSPVYKHMSLADLEWLVIPALATNQVTTVRGKLKDQNGLTIPLGMALWAHVSDEVDKKLEAQQQANIPFRLAPHEWKSGKIPWLLAVLAPKDVAQALVKKLEESVFKDKTYKRFALRPMEAGPKNAAKASEATTRQGQTTGA, encoded by the coding sequence ATGGATCAGATACTCTCGAAATCCCACGTTCCATCTTCATTGCCAAACTCTGACCACGTGGATACGCCACAAGACAGCGTGAACGGCGTGCAAGATCATACGGACCAGTCCAACGGGGATGGTGGTCAAACGTCCAACACGCCGGAAGCCGGTCAAAAAGCTCGGGTTGCCACAGCCACCTTTGGAGAGATCGTGGCGCTGTTGAGTTTTTCGCCCGTGTATAAGCACATGAGCCTCGCGGATTTGGAATGGCTGGTCATTCCGGCGTTGGCCACCAATCAGGTGACGACCGTGAGAGGCAAATTGAAAGATCAAAACGGATTGACTATCCCGTTGGGTATGGCTCTGTGGGCGCATGTCTCCGACGAGGTAGACAAAAAATTGGAAGCGCAACAACAAGCCAATATCCCCTTTCGCTTGGCTCCACATGAATGGAAGAGCGGGAAGATTCCCTGGCTACTCGCCGTGCTGGCCCCCAAGGACGTGGCCCAGGCCTTAGTGAAGAAACTCGAAGAGTCGGTGTTCAAAGACAAGACATATAAGCGGTTTGCGTTGCGACCAATGGAAGCGGGCCCTAAAAATGCCGCCAAAGCAAGCGAAGCAACGACTCGCCAGGGCCAAACGACAGGGGCTTGA
- a CDS encoding response regulator transcription factor: MVRVRPATCARTIVEPDSSRIWGQGWGISAHKIFIWDREGIYRDCQYPNPVHGHFLGGKALIGKTIQEVLGQPEAQAVLSAINRTWASAQPTETEWIWKTHAGTFQTCIRFFPIMNVVMGLVTDRLVTRLERPPGKLLRLEENSQGYQEANLRHLTQRERQIVAEIRTGKTNKEVAHTLHISLRTVKFHLSNIFHKLQISSRESL; the protein is encoded by the coding sequence ATGGTACGGGTGCGGCCCGCTACGTGCGCAAGAACCATTGTGGAACCGGATAGTTCACGAATCTGGGGACAGGGATGGGGAATCTCAGCCCATAAAATATTTATTTGGGACCGGGAGGGTATCTATCGGGATTGCCAATACCCCAATCCGGTCCATGGCCATTTCTTGGGAGGGAAGGCCCTTATTGGCAAAACCATTCAGGAAGTCCTGGGCCAACCGGAAGCTCAAGCCGTCCTCTCAGCCATCAACCGGACATGGGCGTCTGCCCAACCGACTGAAACTGAATGGATCTGGAAGACGCACGCTGGAACGTTCCAAACCTGTATCCGTTTCTTTCCAATTATGAATGTAGTGATGGGCCTTGTCACTGATCGTCTGGTGACCCGGCTTGAGCGGCCGCCGGGCAAACTGCTGAGGCTCGAAGAAAACAGCCAAGGATACCAAGAAGCGAACCTACGACATCTAACCCAGAGGGAACGGCAAATTGTAGCGGAAATCCGAACCGGCAAAACCAATAAAGAGGTCGCCCATACCCTTCACATTTCTCTCCGTACGGTCAAATTTCACCTTTCAAATATTTTTCATAAATTGCAGATTTCATCACGAGAGAGTTTATAG
- a CDS encoding TolC family protein encodes MIEGSRAEIRAFPLLMLLITSMLSWFFPDQPSWGATLGRESEPPLPILRLSLRDAMAASVEQNPTIQLFRERITQAQDVADAQLGALLPNLSGRMSGARRRLFFGSFGRDPVVADPDRLYEARALLTQNLFSLSLLHKWRAARAGVDVAGMNAEATRLETMATVGLIYMEVLRAQATVNARLADVTLNQELLRLTTQRQVAGMATRLDVNRAHVRFKNERQRWLVARNDWTRAKLNLIRGIGLSFDIDLVLTDEMVLTSVPEQSLQEALHVAQTQRVELQRQKHKERLAALTLHSVTSERIPSLQASGDVGLIGNEVSKMLTNDNIQLLLTIPIFDGGQREGRISESRSLVRQERITTLDVTYQISLEVRDAFSSLHSAREQVTEAEEGLALSLQEVELARRRFAAGAATNIEVTDAQTAVAKARDNVIEALFQFNVARINLAYAQGRLAEL; translated from the coding sequence ATGATTGAAGGTTCTCGCGCAGAGATTCGTGCTTTTCCACTTCTGATGTTACTCATTACCAGTATGTTAAGTTGGTTTTTTCCGGATCAACCCAGCTGGGGAGCCACCCTTGGCCGAGAATCAGAGCCTCCCCTTCCAATATTACGGTTGAGTTTACGAGATGCCATGGCTGCCTCGGTAGAACAAAATCCCACGATTCAGTTATTTCGGGAACGTATCACTCAAGCTCAGGATGTGGCGGACGCGCAGCTCGGCGCATTACTTCCCAATTTGTCCGGGCGCATGAGTGGGGCCCGGCGGCGGCTGTTTTTCGGATCTTTTGGCCGGGATCCGGTAGTGGCGGATCCTGACCGATTGTATGAAGCCCGGGCCCTGCTGACGCAAAATTTGTTCAGCCTCAGTTTACTTCACAAATGGCGAGCGGCTCGGGCTGGAGTCGATGTGGCTGGCATGAATGCCGAGGCGACCCGCTTGGAAACCATGGCCACCGTCGGCCTTATCTACATGGAGGTATTGCGGGCTCAAGCCACGGTTAATGCCCGTCTGGCCGACGTGACTCTCAATCAGGAACTTCTTCGACTCACCACTCAACGTCAGGTAGCTGGCATGGCTACGCGCCTAGATGTCAACCGCGCCCATGTGCGATTCAAAAATGAACGGCAACGCTGGCTGGTGGCGCGAAATGATTGGACTCGCGCAAAACTTAATCTTATTCGGGGGATCGGTCTTTCATTTGACATCGATCTGGTATTGACCGATGAAATGGTACTGACCTCAGTCCCGGAGCAATCCCTCCAGGAAGCCTTACATGTGGCACAGACCCAACGGGTAGAGTTGCAACGACAAAAACACAAGGAACGCCTAGCGGCCCTCACCTTACACTCCGTTACCAGTGAGCGCATTCCCTCTTTGCAAGCTTCGGGAGATGTCGGGCTGATTGGCAATGAAGTCTCAAAAATGTTGACGAATGATAATATTCAACTGCTGTTGACCATTCCGATTTTTGACGGCGGCCAACGGGAAGGGCGAATCTCGGAAAGTCGAAGCTTGGTCCGGCAAGAACGTATTACAACTCTCGATGTGACGTATCAAATCTCCTTGGAAGTCCGGGATGCTTTTTCGTCCTTGCATTCCGCCCGGGAACAGGTTACCGAGGCCGAAGAAGGGTTGGCCTTGTCCTTACAAGAAGTAGAGTTGGCCAGGCGGCGCTTTGCCGCAGGAGCGGCCACCAATATCGAAGTGACCGATGCACAAACCGCAGTCGCAAAAGCTCGAGACAATGTGATTGAGGCTCTGTTCCAGTTCAATGTTGCCCGGATTAATCTAGCCTATGCCCAAGGCCGCCTGGCAGAATTATAA